The segment CCCCGAGTAGGCCACTAAGCTCAATTGGCAGCTTCGCTTGCACGAACTCCTGAGCGAGCTTCGCCTTCCAAGCTCCGGCTGGGTCCATTTCGACGTATATCACCCCTTGATAGTCAGATGGCAACTCCACGCCACCCTTATGCAAGGCACAGACCCTCGATCGGCCAAGCCGTCCCATGAAATATCCGAGTTCCATGATGACATTCTGACGCGCCCTTGCCCTTAGGTTTTTAGGATCCGATGCAACATTTCCAACGTCATCCGGGGTAAGCAGCACAACAGCAAACGCTATGTCGCCAGAGAAGTTTTCGAACTTCTCGATGACTGTACGTCCGGAATTCGGTTGCTCATGAAGAATGATCGGTTGAAGACCGAGCCGCTCCAGGAATCGCGCGGTCCCCTCTTTGGACTCGTTGTCGTGGCCATGCACAACAAATATCTTTCTCGAATCGAGCGCCGGTTCTGAGCGCTGTGAGGGTGGCGACGTTACAGCAGCACCCGCTGCCGACGGGGCTGGTTGCTCTTGTGCTTCGAGCTTTGCTACGAGCCCTTGCAGGTGACCAAGTTGGAAAGCGTGCTGCTCCCAGACATCTGGAAATTTCAGGTTCGAAAATTGGGCTGCCTCAAATGGTCCGACTGCGGACTTGAGAAACGCCAGCACCTTGCGAGACCAGAGCTCGACCCCGCGATCAGTTTCCTGTGAATCGCCTTCATCGCAGAGCTTCGAGAGGCGGTCGGTGATTGTCATTTGCATCATTTCTCCTCGTCGTGGAAGTTGTGAGTACGGGGGCTAACGTTTGAGTTCAGCGGCAGACAAAAGCGCGGCTTTTGGCTGTCCGCTGCAACGAAGGGTTAGCCGCTTCATGAGACTTCGCCATTGCCCTTCAGCTCTATGTCTATCGCCGCAAGAACCTCTTTTATCTCATTGAGGGTCTTGCGCCCCATGTTCGGAGTCTTAAGAAGTTGATTCTCGCTGTGGTCAATGAGATCGCCAATCGTGTAAATACTTTCCGCCTTTAAAATATTCGCTGTCCGTGCAGTAATCAGTAGTTCGTCGATTGGGCGCGAAAGAACA is part of the Gammaproteobacteria bacterium genome and harbors:
- a CDS encoding nucleotide-binding protein translates to MMQMTITDRLSKLCDEGDSQETDRGVELWSRKVLAFLKSAVGPFEAAQFSNLKFPDVWEQHAFQLGHLQGLVAKLEAQEQPAPSAAGAAVTSPPSQRSEPALDSRKIFVVHGHDNESKEGTARFLERLGLQPIILHEQPNSGRTVIEKFENFSGDIAFAVVLLTPDDVGNVASDPKNLRARARQNVIMELGYFMGRLGRSRVCALHKGGVELPSDYQGVIYVEMDPAGAWKAKLAQEFVQAKLPIELSGLLGG